A region of Panthera uncia isolate 11264 chromosome D4, Puncia_PCG_1.0, whole genome shotgun sequence DNA encodes the following proteins:
- the ENTPD8 gene encoding ectonucleoside triphosphate diphosphohydrolase 8, whose product MGLTWKPRVLTALLGAAVASGLTTLILILVEATDVLLPTDTKFGIVFDAGSSHTSLFVYRWPADKENDTGVVSQALVCQAKGPGISSYASNPAQAGESLQGCLEEALALIPEAQQRKTPMFLGATAGMRLLSQKNSSQARDIFEAVTQVLGKSPLDFWGAELLAGQDEGALGWITINYVLGMLVKYSFSGEWIQPLEGTLVGALDMGGASTQITFVPGGPILDKSTQTTFRLYGSEHSVYTHSYLCFGRDQMLSRLLAQLVQSSSGPLVRHPCYHSGYWATLSPAALYESPCVHTAAPPELAGNLTVEGTGNPGACISAIRGLFNFSSCQGRGHCAFNGVYQPPVRGQFYAFSNFYYTFHFLNLTSKQPLATVNATIWEFCQRPWKQVEASSPGQDRWLRDYCTSGLYILTLLLEGYGFSEETWPGIEFRKQAGGTEMGWTLGYMLNLTRMIPAEVPAQWRAQSYGIWAAGVVFAVLTLTVTLGAVAGQLLWPQG is encoded by the exons atGGGGCTGACCTGGAAGCCGCGGGTTCTAACGGCACTGCTCGGGGCGGCAGTGGCCTCAGGCCTCACCACGCTCATTCTCATCCTGGTGGAGGCCACTGATGTCCTCCTGCCCACAGACACCAAG TTTGGGATTGTGTTTGACGCGGGGTCCTCCCACACGTCCCTCTTTGTGTACCGGTGGCCGGCAGACAAGGAGAACGACACGGGCGTGGTCAGCCAGGCCCTGGTCTGCCAGGCGAAAG GGCCTGGAATCTCCTCCTACGCCTCCAATCCTGCACAAGCTGGTGAGAGCCTgcagggctgcctggaggaagcGCTGGCGCTGATCCCAGAGGCACAGCAGCGGAAGACGCCCATGTTCCTGGGGGCCACGGCTGGCATGAGGCTACTCAG CCAGAAGAATAGCTCTCAGGCAAGAGACATCTTCGAGGCGGTCACCCAGGTCCTGGGCAAGTCCCCCCTGGACTTCTGGGGTGCTGAGCTTCTGGCCGGGCAGGACGAGGGTGCTTTAGGTTGGATCACCATTAACTACGTCCTGGGCATGCTGGTCAAG TACTCCTTCTCTGGAGAATGGATCCAGCCTCTGGAGGGGACACTGGTGGGCGCCCTGGACATGGGTGGAGCCTCCACCCAGATCACCTTTGTGCCTGGAGGCCCCATACTGGACAAGAGCACCCAGACCACCTTCCGCCTCTACGGATCTGAGCACAGTGTCTACACCCACAGCTACCTCTGTTTCGGGCGGGACCAGATGCTGAGCAGGCTTCTGGCACAGCTGGTGCAG AGCAGCTCCGGCCCCCTGGTCCGCCACCCATGCTACCACAGCGGCTACTGGGCCACGCTGTCCCCGGCCGCCCTCTACGAGTCCCCCTGTGTGCACACAGCAGCCCCTCCAGAGCTGGCCGGGAACCTCACTGTGGAAGGGACAGGGAACCCCGGGGCTTGTATCTCAGCCATCCGGGGCCTCTTCAACTTCTCCAGCTGCCAGGGCCGAGGACACTGTGCCTTCAATGGGGTCTACCAGCCCCCTGTGCGGGGCCAGTTCTAT gcCTTCTCCAACTTCTACTACACCTTCCACTTCCTGAATCTCACCTCCAAGCAGCCACTGGCCACCGTCAACGCCACCATCTGGGAGTTCTGCCAGAGGCCCTGGAAGCAG GTGGAGGCCAGCTCGCCCGGGCAGGACCGCTGGCTTCGTGACTACTGTACCTCGGGGCTGTATATTCTCACGCTGCTGCTTGAGGGCTACGGGTTCAGTGAGGAGACTTGGCCTGGCATCGAGTTCCGCAAGCAG GCTGGTGGCACGGAGATGGGCTGGACGCTGGGCTACATGCTGAACCTGACCAGGATGATCCCGGCCGAGGTGCCTGCCCAGTGGCGGGCACAGAGCTATGGCATCTGGGCGGCCGGGGTCGTCTTTGCCGTGCTGACTCTCACGGTTACTCTGGGGGCTGTGGCAGGCCAGCTCCTCTGGCCCCAGGGCTAA